In a genomic window of Gossypium arboreum isolate Shixiya-1 chromosome 7, ASM2569848v2, whole genome shotgun sequence:
- the LOC108471420 gene encoding uncharacterized protein LOC108471420 — MSGGTPVAGGYMRQRHSQGYASGNEDLEDDACSRLQPLSPAILRTRTWTEILENVLWVCSALFIIYFGDRHSNLIYLLWHDDRIRRMPLYLGLIGIGLNVAIFFYTSMLAWSVRRFDEKWELLSIIALPFLTLLGLVSFCLLCFALWPIWGFLTLPLLFTLFMAGLVLYPHIMIETLRPQNDFFRID, encoded by the exons ATGTCTGGTGGGACACCAGTTGCTGGTGGATATATGAGGCAAAGGCATAGCCAAGGATATGCATCAGGCAATGAAGATCTTGAGGATGATGCATGCTCCAGGTTACAGCCTTTGTCACCGGCAATTCTGAGAACTAGAACTTGGACTGAAATTCTGGAGAATGTGCTTTGGGTTTGTTCAGCATTGTTCATAATCTACTTTGGTGATAGGCACTCCAATTTGATTTATCTATTGTGGCACGATGACCGAATCAGAAG AATGCCTTTATACCTTGGCTTAATTGGAATTGGGTTAAATGTTGCCATCTTCTTCTATACAAGTATGTTAGCATGGAGTGTAAGGAGGTTTGATGAAAAGTGGGAACTGTTAAGCATTATCGCATTGCCGTTTCTTACCTTGCTTGGACTTGTCTCGTTTTGCTT ACTCTGCTTTGCGCTGTGGCCTATTTGGGGTTTCTTGACCCTTCCTCTTCTG TTCACGCTTTTTATGGCTGGCCTAGTTCTATACCCTCATATCATGATTGAGACATTGAGGCCACAAAATGATTTTTTCCGTATAGATTAA
- the LOC108459414 gene encoding mediator of RNA polymerase II transcription subunit 17 isoform X1: MDGNLEISLDKLPIKRLDSIEENGVERYPSDSSYDEKRVSLIRRIDFAWAVEDDEERERKKRQKKSSKDASATWQWQSMVENLQLAHQELSVIIDLINTVEANDAVTVAGMTRPKPLPNEVLSDLAVSAATKLQCYRQLGKYFKQSAKALEEQIAREARFYGALIRLQQNWKVKRQRLAAAASSSEGFIIDLFDNSLYDSAAMCRPSSLSTIRVDHDSAGMLAINLPPNSCRSLHFGFLGVHSADIPKELGKIRTRGSVEQHTREHEKESMSDDEYIKETHTLLREVHQSIFDDQVFEMLNREAFNQSIGVNVTGIRENYLQLSIGQGNTLFISLVPSSKGDDQDTANTQDSESAIVPLDSFDNVKFEEGKHGTPKRKWGFPNRTSCEIYLQQIVHEHAFVKAKDKPNLSGTRVSGQSGKDGPGLLGHFCLSLAHRIFSNRVLVELENVVCRVPYLHLMTHPTWHSQASSWTIFLKVPQSILHAESQSLKSDFQNMKDAVKSQFHTKVVVNDDRINVEGEGAPNVVSLFKRSSENISSVNKYECDLADLPVIILLQAASQVICWLHEEALMVGIKTNRDFLCLTFELEQGDTVSLVAHVNPEDIKGGIAWWLVMEDGSTDDWKLQMDMYDGASEYRKFLGHLTLDVLYSTLMDLVSLCGGGRNH; the protein is encoded by the exons atggacgGAAATCTTGAAATCTCCTTGGATAAACTTCCCATTAAGCGCCTCGACTCTATAGAAGAAAACGGCGTCGAACGATACCCTTC AGATTCGAGCTACGATGAGAAGCGAGTGTCGCTTATACGGAGAATCGACTTCGCGTGGGCGGTGGAGGATGACGAAGAAAGGGAGAGGAAGAAGAGGCAGAAGAAGAGCTCCAAAGATGCCTCCGCTACGTGGCAGTGGCAGAGCATGGTTGAGAATCTCCAGTTGGCTCACCAGGAGCTCTCCGTCATCATCGACCTTATCAACACT GTGGAAGCTAATGATGCTGTAACAGTTGCTGGCATGACCAGGCCTAAGCCATTACCTAATGAGGTCCTGTCTGATCTTGCTGTATCTGCTGCAACTAAGCTACAATGTTACCGG CAATTGGGTAAATACTTCAAACAGTCTGCCAAAGCTTTGGAAGAGCAGATTGCTAGGGAAGCAAGATTTTATGGTGCTCTAATAAG ATTGCAGCAAAATTGGAAGGTTAAACGACAACGGCTGGCTGCTGCGGCATCTAGTAGTGAAGGTTTCATTATTGATCTTTTTGATAATTCATTATATGATTCGGCAGCAATGTGTCGCCCATCTTCTCTTTCTACCATTCGTGTTGACCATGATTCAGCTGGAATGCTTGCTATAAACTTACCTCCAAATTCATGTCGATCTCTTCATTTTGGTTTTCTTGGTGTGCATTCTGCTGATATCCCAAAAGAATTGGGTAAGATCAGGACCCGTGGCTCAGTTGAACAGCACACAAGAGAGCATGAGAAAGAATCAATGAGTGATGATGAGTATATCAAAGAAACACATACTCTCCTTCGAGAAGTTCATCAATCAATCTTTGATGATCAG GTGTTTGAGATGTTGAATCGTGAAGCATTCAACCAATCTATTGGTGTCAATGTAACTGGAATACGAGAAAATTATTTACAATTAAGCATAGGTCAAGGAAACACTCTTTTCATATCACTTGTGCCATCTAGCAAGGGTGATGATCAGGACACTGCCAATACCCAGGATTCAGAATCTGCAATTGTGCCTTTAGACTCATTTGATAATGTGAAATTTGAAGAAGGAAAACATGGTACTCCTAAAAGGAAATGGGGTTTCCCTAATCGTACCAGTTGTGAAATTTATCTGCAGCAAATTGTTCATGAACATGCATTTGTTAAGGCAAAGGATAAACCAAATTTATCTGGTACTCGTGTATCTGGTCAATCAGGAAAGGATGGACCTGGCCTTCTTGGTCATTTCTGTCTGTCTCTGGCTCATAGAATCTTTTCGAACAGAGTTCTCGTGGAGCTGGAAAATGTG GTTTGCAGGGTCCCATATCTCCATTTGATGACCCATCCCACTTGGCATTCTCAGGCATCTTCTTGGACAATCTTCTTGAAAGTGCCTCAGTCCATTCTTCATGCAGAATCTCAATCCCTGAAATCAGACTTCCAGAACATGAAGGATGCtgtaaaatcacaatttcataccAAGGTGGTGGTCAATGATGACCGTATTAATGTTGAAGGGGAAGGTGCTCCTAATGTTGTTAGCCTGTTCAAAAGAAGTTCTGAAAACATATCTTCTGTAAACAAATATGAATGTGACTTGGCCGATCTTCCTGTTATAATATTGCTGCAG GCTGCGAGTCAAGTGATTTGCTGGCTTCATGAGGAAGCTCTTATGGTGGGAATAAAAACAAATCGTGATTTCTTGTGCTTGACTTTTGAACTAGAACAGGGGGATACTGTTAGTCTGGTGGCCCATGTGAACCCAGAGGACATCAAAGGCGGCATCGCTTGGTGGTTAGTGATGGAAGATGGTTCCACAGATGATTGGAAACTTCAAATGGACATGTATGATGGTGCATCTGAGTATAGGAAGTTTTTGGGGCATTTAACTTTGGATGTATTATACTCCACCTTGATGGACTTGGTTAGCTTGTGTGGTGGAGGCCGAAACCACTGA
- the LOC108459414 gene encoding mediator of RNA polymerase II transcription subunit 17 isoform X2: MDGNLEISLDKLPIKRLDSIEENGVERYPSDSSYDEKRVSLIRRIDFAWAVEDDEERERKKRQKKSSKDASATWQWQSMVENLQLAHQELSVIIDLINTVEANDAVTVAGMTRPKPLPNEVLSDLAVSAATKLQCYRQLGKYFKQSAKALEEQIAREARFYGALIRLQQNWKVKRQRLAAAASSSEGFIIDLFDNSLYDSAAMCRPSSLSTIRVDHDSAGMLAINLPPNSCRSLHFGFLGVHSADIPKELGKIRTRGSVEQHTREHEKESMSDDEYIKETHTLLREVHQSIFDDQVFEMLNREAFNQSIGVNVTGIRENYLQLSIGQGNTLFISLVPSSKGDDQDTANTQDSESAIVPLDSFDNVKFEEGKHGTPKRKWGFPNRTSCEIYLQQIVHEHAFVKAKDKPNLSGTRVSGQSGKDGPGLLGHFCLSLAHRIFSNRVLVELENVVCRVPYLHLMTHPTWHSQASSWTIFLKVPQSILHAESQSLKSDFQNMKDAVKSQFHTKVVVNDDRINVEGEGAPNVVSLFKRSSENISSVNKYECDLADLPVIILLQGDTVSLVAHVNPEDIKGGIAWWLVMEDGSTDDWKLQMDMYDGASEYRKFLGHLTLDVLYSTLMDLVSLCGGGRNH; the protein is encoded by the exons atggacgGAAATCTTGAAATCTCCTTGGATAAACTTCCCATTAAGCGCCTCGACTCTATAGAAGAAAACGGCGTCGAACGATACCCTTC AGATTCGAGCTACGATGAGAAGCGAGTGTCGCTTATACGGAGAATCGACTTCGCGTGGGCGGTGGAGGATGACGAAGAAAGGGAGAGGAAGAAGAGGCAGAAGAAGAGCTCCAAAGATGCCTCCGCTACGTGGCAGTGGCAGAGCATGGTTGAGAATCTCCAGTTGGCTCACCAGGAGCTCTCCGTCATCATCGACCTTATCAACACT GTGGAAGCTAATGATGCTGTAACAGTTGCTGGCATGACCAGGCCTAAGCCATTACCTAATGAGGTCCTGTCTGATCTTGCTGTATCTGCTGCAACTAAGCTACAATGTTACCGG CAATTGGGTAAATACTTCAAACAGTCTGCCAAAGCTTTGGAAGAGCAGATTGCTAGGGAAGCAAGATTTTATGGTGCTCTAATAAG ATTGCAGCAAAATTGGAAGGTTAAACGACAACGGCTGGCTGCTGCGGCATCTAGTAGTGAAGGTTTCATTATTGATCTTTTTGATAATTCATTATATGATTCGGCAGCAATGTGTCGCCCATCTTCTCTTTCTACCATTCGTGTTGACCATGATTCAGCTGGAATGCTTGCTATAAACTTACCTCCAAATTCATGTCGATCTCTTCATTTTGGTTTTCTTGGTGTGCATTCTGCTGATATCCCAAAAGAATTGGGTAAGATCAGGACCCGTGGCTCAGTTGAACAGCACACAAGAGAGCATGAGAAAGAATCAATGAGTGATGATGAGTATATCAAAGAAACACATACTCTCCTTCGAGAAGTTCATCAATCAATCTTTGATGATCAG GTGTTTGAGATGTTGAATCGTGAAGCATTCAACCAATCTATTGGTGTCAATGTAACTGGAATACGAGAAAATTATTTACAATTAAGCATAGGTCAAGGAAACACTCTTTTCATATCACTTGTGCCATCTAGCAAGGGTGATGATCAGGACACTGCCAATACCCAGGATTCAGAATCTGCAATTGTGCCTTTAGACTCATTTGATAATGTGAAATTTGAAGAAGGAAAACATGGTACTCCTAAAAGGAAATGGGGTTTCCCTAATCGTACCAGTTGTGAAATTTATCTGCAGCAAATTGTTCATGAACATGCATTTGTTAAGGCAAAGGATAAACCAAATTTATCTGGTACTCGTGTATCTGGTCAATCAGGAAAGGATGGACCTGGCCTTCTTGGTCATTTCTGTCTGTCTCTGGCTCATAGAATCTTTTCGAACAGAGTTCTCGTGGAGCTGGAAAATGTG GTTTGCAGGGTCCCATATCTCCATTTGATGACCCATCCCACTTGGCATTCTCAGGCATCTTCTTGGACAATCTTCTTGAAAGTGCCTCAGTCCATTCTTCATGCAGAATCTCAATCCCTGAAATCAGACTTCCAGAACATGAAGGATGCtgtaaaatcacaatttcataccAAGGTGGTGGTCAATGATGACCGTATTAATGTTGAAGGGGAAGGTGCTCCTAATGTTGTTAGCCTGTTCAAAAGAAGTTCTGAAAACATATCTTCTGTAAACAAATATGAATGTGACTTGGCCGATCTTCCTGTTATAATATTGCTGCAG GGGGATACTGTTAGTCTGGTGGCCCATGTGAACCCAGAGGACATCAAAGGCGGCATCGCTTGGTGGTTAGTGATGGAAGATGGTTCCACAGATGATTGGAAACTTCAAATGGACATGTATGATGGTGCATCTGAGTATAGGAAGTTTTTGGGGCATTTAACTTTGGATGTATTATACTCCACCTTGATGGACTTGGTTAGCTTGTGTGGTGGAGGCCGAAACCACTGA
- the LOC108473215 gene encoding uncharacterized protein At1g15400-like, producing MEKSGLQRSTTSFRRQGSSGLIWDDKFLSGDLNKMKLNNQRSRSENGDGNMYRTTMKVAPPSFDPPSPNVSGCGFCGIFGKPEAAKKRRSKKR from the coding sequence ATGGAGAAGAGTGGTCTGCAAAGGTCTACGACTTCGTTCAGGAGACAAGGCTCATCAGGGTTGATTTGGGATGACAAGTTTTTATCAGGTGACTTGAACAAAATGAAGCTTAACAATCAACGTAGCCGATCGGAAAATGGCGACGGGAATATGTACCGGACGACGATGAAGGTGGCGCCCCCTAGCTTCGACCCTCCTTCTCCTAATGTCTCTGGTTGTGGCTTTTGTGGGATTTTTGGCAAACCGGAAGCAGCCAAAAAGAGAAGATCAAAGAAACGTTAG
- the LOC108468036 gene encoding uncharacterized protein LOC108468036 codes for MFDGGMTKCFHTVNCPQIIGNISKNRRSSRTKLNPCFAVKMCSILLQSDESGNLSESKKISSSYSPQVKPQAQNSLLSQANTVGIIGGVSVLSTLIFLEKLVWWSSRKGEESVPFVVCSDPSIDAALASQASIHSSFDETAQNEANHEAIVRNLRHKRVFLEQSGASCIVMPCHISNAWHEQISEGCSLPFFHIGECVAKELKEAKLKPHGTGSNVRIGVLAATETIAAASYQDQLGNQGFEVVLPDKATMEHILIPAIESLNKRDTEGARNLLRIAIQVLLIRAVNVVILASDELQNILPREDPLLKKCMDPMDALARSTIKWAKTGKQGMQKNTC; via the exons ATGTTTGATGGAGGCATGACTAAGTGTTTCCATACTGTAAACTGCCCACAAATAATAGGTAACATAAGCAAAAACAGGAGGAGTAGTAGAACAAAGTTGAACCCATGTTTTGCGGTGAAGATGTGTTCAATTCTTTTACAAAGTGATGAGAGTGGAAACCTATCAGAGTCCAAAAAGATATCAagttcatattcaccacaagtAAAACCCCAAGCTCAGAATTCCCTGCTTAGCCAAGCAAACACTGTAGGTATAATTGGAGGGGTTTCTGTTCTGTCCACTCTTATTTTCCTGGAGAAACTTGTGTGGTGGAGCTCAAGAAAAGGAGAAGAAAGTGTGCCTTTTGTAGTTTGCAGTGATCCTTCCATAGATGCGGCACTTGCTTCTCAAGCCTCAATTCATTCATCTTTCGATGAAACGGCTCAAAATGAAGCGAATCATGAAGCTATTGTCCGGAATTTGAGGCACAAAAGAGTGTTCCTTGAACAGTCTGGTGCTAGCTGCATAGTTATGCCATGCCATATCTCAAATGCATGGCATGAACAGATATCAGAGGGCTGCTCACTGCCATTTTTTCATATTGGTGAATGTGTTGCTAAGGAGCTCAAGGAAGCAAAACTGAAGCCACATGGTACTGGGAGTAATGTGCGGATTGGGGTGCTGGCTGCCACTGAAACTATAGCTGCTGCTTCTTACCAGGATCAACTAGGGAATCAG GGGTTTGAGGTAGTTTTGCCAGACAAAGCAACCATGGAACACATTCTAATTCCAGCGATCGAATCATTGAACAAACGAGACACCGAAGGGGCTCGGAATCTATTAAGAATAGCAATCCAGGTGCTTTTGATCAGGGCCGTCAATGTTGTCATCCTTGCTTCTGATGAGCTTCAGAATATATTACCTAGAGAAGATCCTCTTCTGAAGAAATGTATGGATCCGATGGATGCCTTAGCCCGATCAACCATAAAATGGGCTAAAACTGGAAAACAAGGTATGCAGAAGAATACTTGCTAG